The nucleotide window GTAGTCATGTCAGTTGGAAAGCAACAGAATCCACAGCTCACTCTTGCCTTGGCAACCATTTTGGAGACCTCATCCAGCCTTAAAAATAGCAGCACAgcttcagaagaaataaatgacTATTTCTCTGGTTTCAATAAAACACCAAGGTAGTTCTGTTTTAGAGTCTGACACCAAACCTTCAAGTCAAAAGAAGCATTAAATcaatataattaatattttaacttCTGACCTGGGACTGAGGTCATCTGAGCCCCAGAGTCTCCACTCCCTCATGGCAATAAAACTCTGCTTTTATCTGATGCTCCTCCGTGAGCATCAAGGCACCAAAAGCAGAGAATAAAGTCTATTTCTCAGACTGCAAGAGCTGACCACTGCCTCTAACACTTTATTTGGCAGCTAGATTAATAATACAGGTCTTCTGCCCtaaaattattgtttttctaATCTACCTCACAAGTGAGCCTGGCAAGTTTTCCAGTTAGTGCTTAAAATGAGATGTAAATTGCCAAAAGCCACCATGCTATTAACCAAAAATCCCAGAGCATCAGAGACAGaagcatttgaaggaaaatgaGAGATGCACTTACTGTTGAGAGCCCAAATACCCTGATTTTCTTGTCTTTGCTATTATGTTCAATTTTCCCTCCTCCAAGGCACTTGCACTCGTATCCCAGCTTTTCCATCTCAGGATTTACTTTTTCAAATATATGATCTGCACAAGAAGAATGGTGAGAGATATTAGAACAGGAACTAGGCATTAAATAGTCTAGAACTAATTTTTGGCTACTTTCTTATTTCACCTACAAGGCAGGGAGGTTTCTCTTCAGAggcacagaaaagctgcagttaAAGCAGTTGAAGTTTTTTAGTTAGCATACATCGTTTTCCAAAATGAGGCTGATTGTGCCAGGAAAATTAGTCTACtaacaccagaggtttatgttcacaaaggagacagaggagtcctgtaaaTTTATTCGAATGAAGGGAGAGGTCATGGGCACTTCCCGTGGGGTCTCTAAATTGTTAGaagacacagcctcctttttatcctaatttttccatttctctttcccttGAAAGGCACAGGCTTCCCCAGTCACCTAACAGACTCATTTCTAACGTGTACCcccacacctttttttttttcctcctttctccttgtgtctctgttctttttctgtaaatccAGGGATTTAGCACAGTCTTGAGCGAGTAACAGCCTGTGTCAATTAGTGGAATTCCGTAGGAATTTATGGTTCCCCCTCCGTTGCTTCTTTCACCTCTCAGTATTTACCCTTATCTACCATCAGGCCCGCGGTTTGCAAAGACACCTCCTCATTCCTTTCAGCTGAGCGCCGAAGCGGCACATGACAGATATATAGCCCCAATTTTCCTATCATATGGGGGACgcagaaagaggggaaaaggggatttttgaGCTGTTTAAGCCAGGGCTCCCGCTCCGCCTCACACCCGCCGGGGGGGGCCTGCTGCGGCCGCTGCCCGCTcggccccgcgccccgcggGCTGTCACGCACTGTGGAACTCGGCCGCCTTGGTGCCGCGGACGATGTCGCGCTGCTCGCCGCCCCCCGGGCGCTGCAGGCGCACCAGGATGTACTTGAAGGTGCCCTCGGGGTCGATCTCCACGTCCCGCACGCCCGCCATTGCTCTGCCGCCGcaggggcggggcggggcggggcgggcgccaTGGCGGCCGTGAGGCGGGACGGGCTGTGGGCGGTGGCTCGCCCTGAGGGGACGGGCTGTGGGCGGCGGCGACTGTGCGGCTCTCTGGGGTGGCCGCCGATAAAAACGAGCCGAGTTCTGTCGTTAGGTCAAATTGCAAAGCTGCGCTTCTACAGATTGCTCTTGTGTAGCCGCATGCAACCTTAAAAATAGCAGTACAGCATCTGCTTAAAAAGAAGTAAATTACTATTTCTCTGGTTTCAATGAAACACCGAGGTAGTTCTGTTTTAGAGTCTGACACCAAACCTTCAAGTCAAAAGAAGCATTAAACcaatataattaatattttaacttCTGACCTGGGACTGAAGTCATGTGAGCCTCGGGGTCTCCACCTGACCGAAGCCCTCACGGCAATAAAACTCTGCTTTTACCTGATGCTCCTCCACGAGCATCAAGGCaccaaaagcagagaaacaaaGTCTTTTTCATAGACtacaagagcaggagctgaccACTGCCTCTAACAGTAAAGTGCCCTTCAGAGAGCTCTTGTCCTGCATCCTCCCTTTGCCACCGTGGGCTCTTCTCCGTTGTCCTCAAGCTGGGACTTTGTAGGTGgcacctgcagggccagggcaaagcaaaatgtttgtgccagagcagagagcaCTAATATTGGCTCTAACAGCCAATATTCCTCAGGTCATGTTGTACTGAAGCTCAGTAAGAAATACAATACAACAACTCGTGGTTGCTTTGCTCTATAGGTGCACCTGATGATTTAGGCAGGCCCCACACGAATTGATCATACAGTCACAGATGTGTAGAATGAataatttcatagaatcacTGAGTGGTTTAGGTTgaaagggactttaaagatgcTTTATTCCTAACCCCTGCTAAGGACAGGAACActttccaccatcccaggttgctccgagccccatccaacctggccttgaacttccaggggtggggcatccacagcttctctggacaacccgTGCCAGAGTCCCACCACCCTCACTGTGAGGAACTTCTTTCCCATATCTAATCTATAtctattttctttcaatttaaagcCACCCCCTTTTGTTACCACTTCACTGAAGACTAAATCTATAACATTGACCAAAGGAGAAGTAATTGCTTTCATGCAGTGCTGAAGTAAGAGCATAGTTTGTATCTAGTGTTTACTCCAAAATCAGGGAAATTTCATATTCAAAAActagaaattttttaaaaattcaaaacatcTGGCACTTCCACATAGCTACATTTTAAGTTACATTGTAGATAATTTCTAACTAAACTATTTTGCTCTTTTCATACATACAAATTATtgttgaaattaatttctccatCAACAATAGCTTGAAAATCTAAAACTAGTACTTGAATACTTTCTCTAAATACATAAAATGCTATGTAATTAGTGCTTTGAATTTGTTTCCAGTAATCTAGGAAGGTCTGGTTTGGTTGTGGTTGGTTACTTTGTTTCCCAGTCTACCCTAATATCTCATGCTCTGACTTATACTGTTCTAACACAGCGTTATGGAGGTTGTTTGTTTGCACAAactccattttttctttctcactggAATGGTTTCATTTCCTCAAGCACAGGAATCTGTTGCGTGACTGTGAAAACCTTTATTGCCCCATTTCATTTATGATGCACGAAAGGAACTAGCAATGAACAATAGTGGTGAGGATGGCAGAGGAAATACTTGTGGCACACCTCAGAAGCTAAAGTTGAAGGGAATTTTCTCTCAACAAGGAGGACAGGTATCAGGCTTGACCCTACATGAGTTTGAGCAGATAACTGAGATTTAGTAATAATCCCAGCAGAGCTTTGTCCAGTTCTCTTTAATTCTTCTCCCTTCCCAAGGATCCATCTAATCCAAGAGTAGTTTCCTACGCCATGCCCAGGTATAGGAGCTTCCTGTTGGCTTTTAGGCCATTTTTAGACAAAAATTCCCCGCTGCTGGTGGGAACTGTTGGTGCGTCACTTTGTGGGCCTCAGGGGTACAGAGAGGATGGCATGAGGAGACAGGGGTCCTCAGCCAGACACAGCCTGTCTCCAACAAAACTGCACAGAGGGACTTTCCTTTTGTCTTGGTCTGGCactattttctgaaaaaaaatggggggttttttatttatttggtcaAGTGACATCTTGTCTCTTTGCAGCGGAGTCCTAAAAAACATTGTTTGGGTCTTGTTTTGCATTGCAGTTTGCAGGATTTGGATTGCACCCAAATAACTAAAATTGCTTTGTTTATGTCCTTCCTATCATCAGATCCTGTGAGCCAGGAGCATCCTAATGCCAaaacatcttcatttttttagCAATTTGAACTCTAAATGGCAAGTGACTAGAAAAgttatattattattttgcaaATCTCTTAACTATCCACTGTGCTGCAGTGAAACTCAACATGAGGCTCTCTCAAGCCATTGGAACAATCCATGCTACTGGGATCAGGAAAAGGGAAGCAATCACTTTGAACTCCAGGTGTGtaaatttctccttttattgAGCTCTCTGACAGAGATCACAAGATGCAAGGATACATTTAGCCCGTGCTTGtattacaggaaaatattaagGAAAGGCTTTTGAAGTAGGTGCTTTCCATCACATGTAACCCTCACACAACAGAGCAAGTAAAATGAAGGCTAATGTTTAGCTGTACTTGCAAATTTACCTTTTGTTCCAGAGCAGGAGTAACCCTGATCATAATACACTTGTGCAAAGGAAATGCATTGTTGTAAATTCTGCCATGGACACCAAAGATCACAGGTCTTCTTTGCTGCTTGCCCCATTCAATTTAATAGGATTTAATAAAGATTCTTCTTCTACAGCTGTTGATTAGCAGCTCCTCAGATTAGCAAAGAGGCCAGAACAAATGCAGGTTAATAACATTATCTCTCTTGGGATTAACATCTTTGGCGTCTGTGAAGGGCCT belongs to Haemorhous mexicanus isolate bHaeMex1 chromosome 9, bHaeMex1.pri, whole genome shotgun sequence and includes:
- the LOC132331339 gene encoding 14 kDa phosphohistidine phosphatase-like — protein: MAGVRDVEIDPEGTFKYILVRLQRPGGGEQRDIVRGTKAAEFHNHIFEKVNPEMEKLGYECKCLGGGKIEHNSKDKKIRVFGLSTGYGKADHSVTVEILKKEYTDYEITWSDDKK